One stretch of Toxoplasma gondii ME49 chromosome XI, whole genome shotgun sequence DNA includes these proteins:
- a CDS encoding zinc finger, C3HC4 type (RING finger) domain-containing protein (encoded by transcript TGME49_313870): MKFGKSIRREAGKNLRVRYIDYKGLKKNIKLASSHLERQDYLQCVESLQDFHVGLQQELRQVRSTYIRQLDEIQKKKEVVCKLLESLRTASLAEEGLPQQDQARLTVAADGARGLEDEVREPRRPFLVQLLSPKLGSAVAKVDTLEAAIEVFRKRLASPRQKGRSSREALTGVLGEAFSAWGHEDKGEFGDEDGSLGDESGDNGDGCTEDEAEARETGDELRERRARKAQRREEELRWKLEGDRGKGIRLDPEKESGGGKRADAEGERTAERDTASCFQGGDLVAEIDARATEENRARGRCNAEEKKSGEGTCEKRQQSPNCSAKKREAEVDGEEKSEETQAENAAGDADEAEGEVEERTEHEEKVFQLCVALQEGSFQARQLRRFVIWNSVAVVKIIKKKTKLLCRCPPPRKRPRPVTSSLLSPGSEPQASPPSSLSLSSRLRVDQHPCLGCCLLRLAQQHVALQASGRPFQEAAARKRKGEKPAKEKTAENAGGTAEHGQEQPEKGEEADANCTGRGKRRHEEGPHREVAESNGEKSEDSCEDERARDLEASRRGSVALQGRGQEVEGARAEGGSLLSGESSKERCDAGTESDGDSSNASGRHSSPERPLKRDKVMRLDRESPPEASCQTGAESENKSITIMEACFSSASSVLRRECWYSSMALPSLLSTLDTLVDEILLGLTGRPPNEDRHICPICLDVIVDPVILRACCHRFCITCLAAAAISSPAKGELPKCPSCRTCIVPVDDEAAVAASLGTVREDRGGVSRLTSPSGVPEPGGPGTSRPTAETGVPGDSAESGTSAGVFPRDEEAVGTGQTGAETEETAGHAAVRGAEDPGDSGLSRIRDDSGNEPTNTAAGGGSEPTRATPHLSSSVSSSLSSSVSGAAAASSSAAAGSSISSLKSSSLSGGKHEPPLAEVALEAGAGEKNESNRKAAELLSPPRRDDSPNSGGPPAAVRVQAHQSGAEARDSTDASEDGRGETCQSRAEKSQGLNEAGPERVAGFSPGGECEREGRRRRTWEVGSQRPEAPNVATDGSASIRSDSPQSFLSSSSASPKRSRSAASSPDCCVFTSRADASSTLDEDGDRTGLFLSSFSPASASSSASMACSSSSSAGSSAACPSSSSCSSASSSAACPSSSSSCSSSPPALSPSFGLSNFSVPPPGLWGGHLRSPPGLTHPLEVEGESKASSAEKNVGSCPRPLVSPFSPLSFPSDSTTMTAPSFALSSFQAAPLSDSRPPVSCSLQGESFSSFASLRDLPDRVCNEQQPEEPTQATNAAALPTLRFSHSHAPPATAASIGERGTVYASASLLQGERRESLARGLGGPVASKQENGEGTGARKSGPLVGFSESRECEEGKKEMEEEVLLHFRDVRQVLVQHQVREALQELHERQQREDQFRLLSQLLLSSDATSGPASLEEMLCQKVSKKDEVSAFSPHPPFSVACSSSASLAFPAFSSPSFASSPSQRAPGSARRGGPGPQNGDSGEETAGRGGELLSSRFLALAGAREEEGRDGARGGDTQAGNVADSIARRKLQENSPATSLELQQEEHLYNQLLVLQLYLQQQRFLAEQRQSMKSLSSFESQAADLSAASLPHSQAFPAPPASTQTHSGVVALVEELRTAVAAATGLAGGGVSPVSPFSAPALSVSTAAPAVGFSGESAKPEKARTAETIGTFSEEARRCAGGLLSGEREDERAKERQRLHSERPNNFSSPQGPMVSCKSSHELAGLNLDDSTLALALLLQELQREREREEKPRAEERKEPGRYSAGDYLCRSSFCGENGVSPSPDEATATLEEREKQDAMFAEGHSRASGLFLLGATGQVSYPYSSFSPYSPSAGSAAARLHESSGGGRAEKADLGSTTGASVGAGERKKGRRAEAFSRLQDAGRRRRSLGSADRKQKQEPPSPSNFPSLPGQGGSSNGGPSVVERTGDLEDPSEGASGQRKKEKKSGSRHAVHAETIDRVRDCGGCGERVMRGEKGEGWREKSVPFLSHVPLPPPPPVPPPPPRDLSFDSRAVLPPFGSPFASRHIPHPPPPPAGPPSPPPPPPASPPPSLSPSVSCVFAGVPLPASACSPGSAAFAPHPPPLPEDGRSSRFLASSVPHQAVMAGLLPPPAQGPSPLAVLSTLSKQRAAVLAVAPSEPSGRPGFLAPNSTKNGAFYSPPGPASAAFPQAGPAGGGSGRKEEARDR, from the exons ATGAAATTCGGGAAGAGCATCCGTCGGGAGGCGGGGAAGAACTTGCGCGTGCGATACATCGACTACAAGGGTTTGAAGAAAAACATCaaactcgcttcttcgcacctCGAGAGACA GGACTACCTGCAGTGCGTGGAGTCTCTGCAGGACTTCCATGTGGGGCTTCAGCAAGAACTGAGACAAGTGCGGTCGACGTACATTCGTCAACTCGACGAGattcagaagaagaaggaggtcgTCTGTAAACTTCTGGAGAGTCTGCGGACAGCGTCTctcgcagaagaaggcctTCCTCAGCAGGACCAGGCGCGCCTCACGGTCGCAGCCGACGGCGCGCGAGGTCTCGAAGATGAAGTTCGTGAGCCCCGGCGCCCGTTTCTGGTGCAGCTGCTCTCGCCGAAACTCGGCAGTGCCGTGGCGAAGGTCGACACACTCGAGGCGGCGATCGAAGTCTTTCGAAAGCGTCTCGCTTCCCCGCgacagaaagggaggagcagcagagaggcacTAACTGGGGTGTTGGGCGAGGCCTTCAGCGCCTGGGGTCACGAAGACAAAGGGGAAttcggcgacgaagacggctCCTTGGGAGACGAAAGCGGCGACAATGGAGACGGGTGCAccgaggacgaggcggaggcgcgcGAGACTGGCGACGAACTGCGGGAGAGACGGGCGAGGAAGGCccagcgacgagaagaagagctgcggTGGAAactcgagggagacagaggcaaagGGATACGTCTAGATCCCGAAAAGGAGAGCGGCGGAGGGAAGCGAGCAGATGCAGAGGGGGAacgaacagcagagagagacactgctTCGTGTTTTCAAGGTGGCGACCTCGTCGCGGAAATCGACgcaagagcgacagaagaaaacagagcgagagggagatgcaacgcagaagagaagaagagcggagagggGACGTGTGAGAAAAGACAACAGAGTCCGAACTGCAgtgcaaagaagagagaagcggaagtcgacggcgaggaaaagtcggaggagacgcaggcagagaaTGCGGCTGGAGACGCTGAtgaagcagaaggcgaagtcgaagaacgcactgaacacgaagaaaaagTTTTCCAGCTATGCGTGGCTCTCCAAGAAGGGAGCTTTCAAGCCAGACAGCTGCGTCGATTCGTCATTTGGAACTCGGTCGCCGTTGTGAAAATCATTAAGAAAAA GACGAAGCTGCTGTGTCGATGTCCGCCGCCGAGAAAGCGGCCTCGTCCTGTGActtcgtcgctgctctctccagGCTCAGAGCCCCAGGCCTCGCCAccttcgtcgctttccttGTCCTCACGCTTGCGCGTGGATCAACACCCTTGCTTGGgatgctgtctcctccgtctggCGCAGCAGCACGTCGCCCTGCAGGCCTCCGGGAGGCCGTTCCAGGAGGCGGCTgcaaggaagaggaaaggggagaagccagcgaaggagaagacggccGAAAATGCTGGAGGAACCGCAGAACATGGCCAGGAGCAGcccgagaagggagaagaggcagacgcgaacTGCACAGGACGAGGGAAGCGGCGGCACGAGGAGGGACCTCACCGCGAGGTGGCAGAGagcaacggagagaaaagcgaggacTCATGTGAGGACGAGAGGGCAAGAGATCTGGAGGCGTCGCGGCGCGGAAGCGTTGCTCTGCAAGGGCGAGGCCAAGAGGTGGAGGGAGCCAGGGCAGAAGGCGGGAGTCTCCTGAGTGGGGAGAGCTCGAAGGAGAGATGTGACGCAGGGACTGAAAGCGACGGCGACTCTTCGAATGCGTCCGGGCGACACTCTAGTCCGGAGAGGCCTCTGAAGCGAGACAAGGTGATGCGACTCGACCGCGAGAGCCCCCCTGAGGCCTCTTGTCAGACTGgggcagagagcgagaacaaaAGCATCACCATCATGGAGGCATGCTtctcctcggcttcttctgtgcTTCGCCGAGAGTGCTGGTACTCCTCCATggctcttccttcgcttctctccactctggACACTCTAGTAGACGAAATTCTTCTCGGCCTCACTGGCCGCCCTCCGAACGAAGATCGCCACATCTGTCCAATCTGCTTGGACGTCATTGTCGACCCCGTCATTCTCCGGGCCTGTTGCCACAG aTTCTGTATCACCTGCCTCGCGGCAGCAGCCATCAGCAGTCCAGCCAAGGGCGAACTTCCCAAATGTCCGTCGTGTCGCACTTGCATCGTCCCGGTGGACGACGAAGCCGCCGTGGCTGCCTCTCTCGGAACAGTCCGCGAGGACCGAGGAGGAGTCTCTCGGCTGACTTCGCCGTCAGGTGTGCCCGAGCCTGGAGGGCCGGGGACCTCCAGACCCactgcggagacaggcgtccCCGGAGACTCTGCGGAGTCGGGGACGAGTGCGGGGGTCTTTCCTCGTGACGAAGAGGCGGTGGGGACCGGCCAGACCggtgcggagacagaggagacagctggccACGCAGCGGTGAGGGGCGCGGAGGATCCAGGCGACTCTGGTCTGTCGCGAATTCGCGACGACTCGGGAAACGAACCGACAAACACTGCCGCAGGAGGGGGGTCGGAACCCACCCGAGCAACACCgcatctttcttcttctgtttcttcttctctttcttcttcagtgtcgggtgctgctgctgcgtcgAGTTCGGCAGCTGCGGGGTCTTCGATCTCTTCGTTGAAGAGCAGCTCCCTCTCTGGTGGAAAACACGAGCCGCCGCTAGCAGAGGTGGCGCTCGAGGCTGGCGCAGGCgaaaagaacgagagcaACCGGAAGGCGGCGGAGCTGCTGTCGCCGCCTCGCCGTGACGACAGCCCAAACAGCGGCGGACCTCCTGCCGCCGTGAGAGTTCAGGCTCACCAGAGTGGAGCGGAGGCCAGAGACAGCACAGACGCGTCAGAAGACGGACGAGGGGAAACCTGTCAgagcagagcagagaaaTCGCAGGGACTCAACGAAGCCGGACCTGAAAGAGTCGCGGGTTTCTCTCCAGGGGGAGAATGCGAGCGCgaaggcaggagaagacgcacgTGGGAAGTTGGAAGCCAAAGACCCGAAGCTCCCAACGTCGCCACAGATGGATCTGCTTCTATAAGAAGCGATTCGCCACAGTCTTTTCtttcatcttcctctgcgtctccaaagagaagcaggtcAGCGGCGTCGTCGCCTGATTGCTGCGTCTTCACTTCACGGGCAGACGCCTCGTCCACCTTGGACGAAGACGGCGATCGCACAGGGCTCTTCttatcttctttctctcccgcttctgcctcgtcgaGTGCCTCCATGgcttgttcctcttcttcttccgcaggttcttctgctgcttgtccgtcgtcttcttcttgttcttctgcgagttcttctgctgcttgtccctcctccagttcttcttgttcttcctctcctcccgctcTGTCGCCGTCGTTCGGGCTCTCGAACTTCTCTGTGCCTCCTCCGGGGTTGTGGGGAGGGCATTTGCGATCTCCGCCGGGACTGACACATCCTCTGGAGgttgaaggagagagcaaggcttcttctgcggagaagaacgtCGGTTCCTGTCCTCGGCCCCTGGTGTCGCCgttttctccgctttcttttccctcGGATTCCACCACCATGACGGctccttccttcgctctctcatCCTTCCAGGCTGCACCCCTCAGTGATTCGCGGCCGCCCGTCTCGTGTTCCCTCCAGGGAGAGtcattctcttctttcgcctccctGAGGGATCTCCCCGACCGAGTCTGCAACGAGCAGCAGCCAGAAGAACCGACACAGGCGACGAACGCCGCCGCACTCCCCACACTCAGGTTTTCGCATTCGCATGCACCTCCGGCGACGGCCGCGTCGATCGGAGAACGCGGGACCGTGTACGCCTCCGCCTCGCTGCTGCAGGGAGAGCGCCGGGAGTCGCTGGCGCGCGGCCTTGGAGGACCAGTGGCCAGCAAGCAGGAGAATGGCGAGGGGACTGGGGCGCGGAAGTCGGGTCCGCTAGTCGGCTTCTCTGAGAGCCGCGAGtgtgaggaaggaaagaaggagatgGAGGAAGAAGTACTGCTGCACTTCCGAGATGTTCGTCAGGTCCTCGTCCAGCACCAAGTACGAGAGGCACTCCAAGAGCTCCacgagaggcagcagcgtGAGGATCAGTTCCGACTTCtgtcgcagctgctgctctccTCCGACGCGACCTCCGGGCCGGCTTCGCTCGAGGAAATGCTGTGCCAGAAGGTCTCCAAGAAAGACGAAgtttccgccttctcgccaCACCCGCCGTTCTCGGTTGCCTGCTCatcttccgcgtctctcgccttccccgccttctcgtctccgtcctttGCCTCCTCGCCCAGCCAGCGGGCGCCCGGCAGCGCGCGCCGTGGCGGACCGGGCCcgcagaacggagacagcggcgaggagacagcggggcGAGGGGGCGAATTGCTGAGCTCGCGGTTTCTTGCCCTGGCGGGCGcacgcgaagaggaaggcagagacggggcgagaggcggagacactCAGGCCGGCAACGTGGCGGACTCCATTGCGAGGCGGAAGCTTCAAGAGAACTCGCCTGCGACGAGTCTCGAGCTCCAGCAGGAGGAGCATCTGTACAATCAACTTTTGGTGCTGCAACTGTATCTTCAGCAGCAGCGTTTCCTCGCTGAGCAGAGACAATCGATGAAGTCGTTGTCTTCGTTCGAGTCCCAGGCCGCGGACCTGAGTgcggcttctcttcctcactcTCAGGCGTTCCCGGCTCCTCCCGCCTCGACGCAAACCCACTCCGGCGTCGTCGCTTTAGTCGAGGAACTCAGAACCGCAGTGGCTGCGGCGACGGGCCTCGCCGGCGGCGGggtgtctcctgtgtctcccttctccgcgCCTGCGTTGTCTGTTTCTACTGCAGCTCCGGCAGTTGGTTTCTCcggagagagcgcgaagCCGGAGAAGGCCCGAACGGCGGAGACGATCGGGACCTTCTCAGAGGAGGCGCGCCGGTGCGCGGGAGGCTTGCTGagtggagagcgagaggacgagagggcgaaggagaggcagcgccTTCACTCAGAGAGGCCGAACAACTTCTCGTCACCCCAGGGGCCCATGGTCTCTTGCAAGTCCAGCCACGAACTTGCGGGTCTGAACTTGGACGACTCGACTCTTGCACTCGCCCTGCTGCTTCAAGAGTTGCAGCgggagcgagaaagagaagagaagccccgcgcagaggagaggaaggagccAGGGCGGTACTCGGCAGGGGACTATCTCTGTCGGTCGTCGTTTTGTGGGGAGAacggcgtctctccttcgcccgACGAGGCGACTGCGACCCTCGAGGAGCGGGAGAAACAAGACGCGATGTTTGCAGAAGGCCACTCTCGGGCTAGCGGCTTGTTTCTCCTCGGCGCGACTGGCCAAGTCTCCTATCCGTATTCATCTTTCTCGCCTTACTCCCCGTCGGCCGGAAGCGCTGCGGCGAGACTTCATGAGTCGTCGGGAGGCGGGAGGGCAGAAAAGGCCGATCTAGGGTCGACCACCGGGGCCTCTGTGGgggcgggagagaggaagaaggggaggagagcagaggcgTTCTCGAGGCTTCAAGATGCTGGTCGTCGCCGTCGTTCTCTGGGATCTGCAGACCGCAAACAGAAGCAAGAGCCTCCATCGCCGTCCAACTTCCCATCGCTCCCCGGTCAAGGCGGATCGAGCAACGGCGGGCCATCCGTCGTCGAGCGGACGGGGGACCTCGAGGACCCGAGCGAAGGAGCCTCGGggcagcgaaagaaggagaagaagagcgggtCTCGCCacgccgtgcatgcagagaccaTTGACCGCGTCCGAGACTGTGGAgggtgtggagagagagtgatgaggggcgagaaaggagaagggtggagagagaagagcgtaCCGTTCCTCTCCCATgtgcctctgcctccgcctccgcctGTCCCGCCGCCGCCACCGCGAGACTTGTCGTTCGATTCGAGAgccgttcttcctcccttcggAAGTCCGTTTGCTTCGCGTCACATTCCTCACCCGCCTCCTCCCCCCGCGGGtccgccgtcgcctcctcctccgcctccggcttcgcctccaccttctctgtCCCCAAGTGTCTCTTGCGTTTTCGCGGGTGTCCCTCTCCCGGCTTCGGCCTGCTCTCCAGGAAGTGCAGCGTTCGCGCCGCAcccgcctcctctccccgAAGATGGGAGAagctctcgctttctcgcctcctcggtGCCGCACCAGGCTGTCATGGCAGGGCTGCTGCCGCCGCCAGCTCAGGGGCCGTCGCCCCTCGCCGTCTTGTCGACGCTGTCTAAGCAGCGAGCCGCTGTCTTAGCAGTCGCGCCGTCGGAGCCGAGTGGACGACCCGGATTTCTCGCTCCCAACTCCACAAAAAACGGTGCCTTCTACTCTCCGCCAGGCCCCGCCTCTGCGGCCTTCCCTCAAGCGGGTCCGGCAGGTGGGGGGAGCGgtcgaaaagaagaggcgagggaCAGGTAG